The following is a genomic window from Homalodisca vitripennis isolate AUS2020 chromosome 5, UT_GWSS_2.1, whole genome shotgun sequence.
ACATTTTAGGTtccctggaatgaatataggcctattcttattttgttatccgggctacgccccactggtctttaaagctgtgaaatattaattaacagtgcatttataatgtaatcgcctgttctgtgtaaacattgcctattgtttacaatttgtttacatttatagtgagtacaaatATTCGTAACGCCTTTTTAGATtttagcgattaggtaagtactcatctatctTGCAAGATGCcacaaaacataagatggtcaaaatttgacaccgaagactccctttgaagcagtcagcaaGATTTCGCTACGATGTGAGTTTGCTTAACTGTGCTTTTTATCTAATGTACTAACTCCAGATCTAAACGTTCTaaagtattatcaatattttttattttataaagaaacaaacgcgtagtgtcattgttactgtacttttagctgtacatttttatcaaatattatctataaaagacaatGCTAGTCTACTATCtatcaaagtaaattagaatggtcattaatataagcttttttacgtattttcttgtTTGTGATTTGTTTTAACAAGTCAAACTGAACATTGGCGTCggtaatataattcactcgaaccaacaATGGTCATACaagtgcaacgcctactaaattgcgtgcaaaacagcaggtaactgctagtagtgcagatataaaagacactATTTAacctttactttatatttaaatactgttgtgAAACCTAAATTATTAgctgtcttttgacaaaagtagggttctcagagctgtatatgtatttttgttttagaaaagaaGCAAAATCAGCAATGGGACAAAAAATAacatcgaagtaaattacaatcaccataaatatacgctttttaacatatttttttattgtggcaAAAAGGAACATTGGAAAATATTACTCGCTCGagtcagaagtgctcatacaggtgcaaaactacgaaattgcgtgcgaagggGCGGGTGACtgctagtaaatatataattttgtttcaaaatctatctaaaactataaatattgtatttacatgtttttagaGAAGCAAATACTTCTATGATCTGTTCCATGGTACAAGATAACTGAGATATAATCTTTCCTTTTATCATATTCcatttactattttatcataaacaaatttatcattttcatcTGCATCTGGAAATAGTCAAGTTGACACTTTTGCACAAATTTGAACAGTCACCACAGGTTCACAATTAGTAAAACATAGTAactgaaaaagtaatttatttaatttacactaaattaattgttattaaagatTAAATGAGTTATTTGAGTtaagtgtatataataatttgagaaagttgtgtcaataaattattaaataatcaatggTTTATCATATGTACTAATCAAGCATAAATGATAttagtacttaaaataattttttaacaaaaaatactcaaTGGTAGAATGTTTCAGAATGAGGGATTACAAGGGCTTCCACAGACCTAATTAGAGCCCCCAATGGTGTAATCAAGAAAGGTTAGACTTATCTTTGTGCTTGAAGATACAATATCAGGGAGTAAGCTCAGATACCACTATCAGTTCTATTCTTAGACCCAATGTGGTGTTTTGTTACTTTTCCTTGAGACAATCTAATGAAATAGTGCTATTCTAAATTTAATGATAGATAGTTTAATAGATAAATTTGGAAGTATAGTGCCAAATACTCTTGTTTTAATCAGTTAGTCGTGAGTGATATTAGTGtaatgatattttgaaataaaaaactacattatcaAACTGTGTTGCAGAAAAGGAAGTGGACGATGATTTACCACCCCATACCAAGTACTGGTTGACTGACACGTCTAGAAATGATTGCTTCTTTGTCTTGGGGACAGAATCAGGACACACTGAAAGGATCGGAGCAATAAAGTTCTTGCTATTTGCATACAGTGAACCTTTGCAGAAAATGCTAGGTAACAGTGAATTGGCTGAACAGGGAGATGTGAGAGTCGTAGATATTGAGCCTGAAACTTTCTGGAATTTCATGAAATGTGTTTATGGAGGCAGTAGTGTTGTGATTCCAAAACTTTCGTTTTGTGAGAGTGTCAATTTGCTTTACGTAGTGGAAAAGTACTTAGTTACAGAGATAAAACCAACAGTTGTGTCACATATTCTAGACTTGCTTCCAAAGGACATTgacaatatattttttgcaatttcaaattcattttgtTATTCACATGAGAAAATAAGGAAATTGACTATGGAAATTTTGGGAACCAAAATGGACCAAATTGTTTCTTCCGAAAAGTTTCTGCAGCTTAGTGCTGAAGCACTGTTGTTAATTGTAGAAACAGACTGTTCTAATATAAGTGAACCCAGTGTTTGGGAGGCTGTGGTCAAGTGGGCAAAACACACAACAGATTCAGACGATGGAGAGGTTTTGAGAAAGCAAATACTTCCACATCTGAAATTTATTCGTTTCTGCACTTTCACCTGTGAAGAATTTTGTGAAAAAGTAGTCCCGACTGGCATACTGACTTGTGAAGAAGTGAATGAAATATGTAAGTTTTTTGGTACTAGAAGTACAATAATGCTAAAAAGTGTTTCTGACTCAGTTGATTCTCGATGTAAAATGGAAgtcaataaaacatttgtttatactgTAAATGATATTAAAAACCTGACTACTGAACAAGAATCTCCCAAATTCTTTTTCGAGAATTACTTATGGAATATATCTTTGAGAAAAGATGGATGGAACTTAGGTTTTTTTCTGAAATGTGGAGGATACTCAGAAGATCTGTTGGTcgattcatttaaattttaaatttattcttttcaacCAAGAAGGCAAGCCAAATTTATGAGAATGTTTCtcataagaaatacatttaaccAAAATAAACGTAGGTCAGTGGGTTGAGCTCATTCTATCCTTGGAATGAACTAATGGATGATTCAAATGGATTTGTAAAAGATAACACTATTATTGTTATGGTGCATATGAAGCTTGAACCATAAGGAAAAAGTAACTTGTTTTACTGCAATGCTTCgctgaaaaaatgtttaatacatcaATAATACAACTTGTGGCGGTAGGAAgacattaaaagtaaactaatcaTTTGAATATGGTATAAATTTGCTTCTAGTAATAATGGAATATTATAGTAGCTTAAAGTAATCATATAAAAATGCAACCATgtcttaaaattaagtaaaaattctaatttttaataactagttgcatgataatatttatttagtttcataccatttatttgcaaaataatgaatcaataaattaactagtaacgattttatataattaattaaatttaaaataactgttaagaTACAAAATATGTGTCAGctgagtattttatatataaatagtttcataCCTTATACTAAAATTAACACAACATTGTAAGATCTAGTTCTTTTACTAAAGATTTAAGTacataaataactgatttaactaacactttaaatctaatataccaagtaattttaattattacatataacatGTGTTGTGTATATACGGTACTGCAGTTGaaacattataacaattaattgtaatgacatttaatttaataaaatatgtttcataactatgactgtaattttaataactcCTTGTGAATTAAATGTGTTTTCGTGTGTTTAAGTTATTCATTCTTAGGTGCCTGGTtaatatataggcctattcttaatTCCAAAAATTCTCCTGGCTACACACTCACTGGTCTGTAAAGTTTTGAAAATCCCATTTTGGTTGTGGCTTCGCATATAATGTCGTAGGCTTTGTAcatgtatgagcatttctggttttagtgaattatatttccaacaccaatgttgaatttgccttcttgccacgataaaaaaatatgttaaaatgtatatttatgggtaatttacttc
Proteins encoded in this region:
- the LOC124362001 gene encoding BTB/POZ domain-containing protein 6-A-like; this encodes MEKEVDDDLPPHTKYWLTDTSRNDCFFVLGTESGHTERIGAIKFLLFAYSEPLQKMLGNSELAEQGDVRVVDIEPETFWNFMKCVYGGSSVVIPKLSFCESVNLLYVVEKYLVTEIKPTVVSHILDLLPKDIDNIFFAISNSFCYSHEKIRKLTMEILGTKMDQIVSSEKFLQLSAEALLLIVETDCSNISEPSVWEAVVKWAKHTTDSDDGEVLRKQILPHLKFIRFCTFTCEEFCEKVVPTGILTCEEVNEICKFFGTRSTIMLKSVSDSVDSRCKMEVNKTFVYTVNDIKNLTTEQESPKFFFENYLWNISLRKDGWNLGFFLKCGGYSEDLLVDSFKF